From Kwoniella europaea PYCC6329 chromosome 3, complete sequence, one genomic window encodes:
- a CDS encoding histone H3 has translation MARTKQTARKSTGGKAPRKQLATKAARKQTTSAAAGGVKKPHRYRPGTVALREIRRYQKSTELLIRKLPFQRLVREIAQDFKTDLRFQSSAVLALQEASEAYLVSLFEDTNLAAIHAKRVTIQPKDLQLARRLRGERS, from the exons ATGGCCCGAACCAAGCAAACCGCTAGAAAATCCACCGGTGGTAAAGCCCCAAGAAAGCAAC TTGCTACCAAGGCTGCCCGAAAGCAAACCACCTCTGCCGCTGCCGGTGGTGTCAAGAAGCCCCACAGATACAGACCTGGTACCGTCGCTCTCCGAGAAATCAGAAGATACCAAAA ATCCACTGAACTCTTGATCCGAAAACTTCCTTTCCAACGATTAGTTAGAGAAATCGCCCAAGACTTCAAGACGGACTTGCGATTCCAATCTTCCGCCGTCTTGGCTTTACAAGAAGCTTCCGAAGCTTACCTCGTCTCCTTGTTCGAAGACACCAACTTGGCTGCCATCCACGCCAAGAGAGTTACCATCCAACCCAAGGATCTCCAACTCGCCCGAAGACTCCGAGGTGAACGATCATAA
- a CDS encoding serine-tRNA ligase yields MRSTRIRQIASVRQYRHYATQTSLKGPLIGVKPKSPSSPSPSSSTSTSASLASSSSLPKPRLDYHDLLSDPQRTTLNALLRKSPLQPDHLAHLGRLRSTQLLLLQKLSTIKSKQKEIGSLIKIGLGDTAELKEQAKKIKSKIKEYEINLGETENELLDLALLLPNFSHPNSPLGSEDNAKTIETFGPSVLEGQIEERRDHVDFCNHFDLLDNQASSNTSGSSWPYLKSILALLEQSLINYSLSIAIKNGFTPVIPPDVIKEDIAWRCGFQPRDSLSNPSTQTYHLAQPDNYPQQRLCLAGTSEIPLAGLFANRLFHEEDLPKKVVGVGRAFRAEAGARGSDTRGLYRVHQFTKVELFAVTAENGSEQMMEEIREVQKEIAQGLGLSVRVLDMPTEELGASAHRKYDMEAWMPGRGKWGEITSTSNCTSYQSRRLSITYRPSPTSPSSSSSSSGPGGEGDLPIPPSEIQTQHNGPLPFAHTLNGTAAAIPRLIVALIENGIRFKDDEYDGVDLPKVLERFWVGGREFGEGKRKGSIRWV; encoded by the exons ATGAGGTCCACCCGCATACGGCAGATAGCAAGTG TCCGTCAATATCGTCACTATGCTACCCAGACATCCCTCAAAGGACCACTTATAGGTGTCAAACCAAaatcaccctcttctccttctccttcttcatcaacatcaacatctgcATCTTTagcatcatcgtcgtccTTACCAAAACCGCGTCTGGACTATCACGACCTCCTATCTGATCCACAGCGTACTACCCTAAATGCCCTCCTTCGTAAATCCCCTTTACAACCCGATCACCTAGCTCATCTCGGACGTCTGCGTTCCACTCAACTCCTATTACTCCAAAAACTATCCACCATCAAATCGAAGCAGAAAGAAATTGGTAGTCTCATCAAGATTGGTTTAGGCGATACCGCCGAACTGAAAGAACaagccaagaagatcaaatcgaaaatCAAAGAGTATGAGATTAACTTGGGTGAAACTGAAAATGAATTATTAGACTTGGCTTTACTCTTACCTAACTTCTCACATCCCAATTCACCCCTTGGGTCAGAAGATAATGCCAAAACTATAGAAACGTTTGGTCCATCCGTATTAGAAGGACAGatagaggaaagaagggatcaTGTTGATTTTTGCAATCATTTCGATCTATTGGATAATCAAGCTTCCTCAAATACATCCGGATCATCTTGGCCCTATCTTAAAAGTATCTTAGCTCTGCTCGAACAATCCCTTATCAATTACTCTTTATCGATAGCTATAAAGAATGGTTTCACTCCGGTAATCCCACCAGATGTGATCAAAGAGGATATAGCTTGGAGATGTGGTTTTCAACCTCGTGATTCACTTTCCAACCCTTCAACTCAAACTTATCACCTAGCCCAGCCTGACAATTACCCTCAACAGCGGTTGTGTCTAGCAGGAACGAGTGAAATACCTCTAGCTGGGTTATTCGCTAATAGGTTATTCCACGAAGAGGATTTGCCGAAAAAGGTCGTAGGTGTTGGAAGAGCGTTCAGAGCAGAGGCTGGTGCCAGAGGATCAGACACTAGAGGATTGTATAGGGTACATCAGTTTACGAAAGTCGAATTGTTCGCTGTTACTGCTGAGAATGGAAGTGAGcagatgatggaggagatcaGAGAGGTGCAGAAGGAGATTGCACAAGGATTAGGATTGAGtgtaag GGTCCTGGATATGCCGACGGAAGAATTGGGCGCTTCGGCTCATAGGAAGTATGATATGGAAGCTTGGATGCCTGGGAGAGGCAAATggggagag ATAACGTCCACATCAAATTGTACATCCTACCAATCACGTCGACTATCCATAACCTACCGACCATCTCCCACatccccctcttcatcttcctcttcctctggtCCAGGCGGAGAAGGAGATCTACCGATTCCACCATCCGAAATTCAAACTCAGCATAATGGACCATTACCTTTCGCACATACTTTGAACGGTACAGCCGCTGCTATACCCCGACTGATAGTGGCCCTGATCGAAAATGGAATAAgattcaaggatgatgaatatgatggaGTGGATTTACCGAAGGTGTTAGAGAGGTTTTGggttggtggaagagagTTTGGGgaggggaagagaaaaggaagtaTAAGATGGGTATGA
- a CDS encoding histone H2B, which translates to MAPKSVASKAPASQASKAPAAASKAPAKAAKSTAPAKEGGKKRSKKRVESYSSYIYKVLKQVHPDTGISNKAMAILNSFVSDIFERIASEASKLASYNHRSTISSREIQTAVRLILPGELSKHAISEGTKAVTKYSSSK; encoded by the exons ATGGCTCCTAAATCCGTCGCTTCCAAAGCTCCTGCTTCTcaagcttccaaagctcCCGCTGCCGCTTCCAAGGCTCctgccaag GCCGCTAAATCCACTGCCCCCGCTaaggaaggtggtaagaAGAGATCCAAGAAGAGGGTTGAATCTTACTCTTCTTACATCTACAAGGTACTTAAGCAAGTCCACCCCGACACCGGTATCTC AAACAAAGCTATGGCTATCTTGAACTCCTTCGTCTCCGATATCTTCGAGCGAATCGCCTCTGAAGCTTCCAAACTCGCTTCTTACAACCACCGATCCACCATCTCATCCCGAGAGATCCAAACTGCCGTCCGACTTATCCTCCCCGGAGAACTCTCCAAGCACGCCATCTCCGAAGGTACCAAGGCCGTCACCAAGTACTCTTCCTCCAAATAA
- a CDS encoding histone H2A, giving the protein MSSGGKGKSSSETKSSSRSSKAGLQFPVGRIHRLLKRGNYAQRVGSGAPVYLAAVLEYLAAEILELAGNAARDNKKSRIVPRHLQLAVRNDEELNKLLGSVVISQGGVLPHIMAELLPAKTKGKAKASQEV; this is encoded by the exons ATGTCTTCCGGTGGTAAAGGAAAGTCCTCTTCCGAAACTAAATCCTCTTCCCGATCTTCCAAGGCCGGTCTTCAAT TCCCTGTCGGTCGTATCCACAGACTTTTGAAGAGAGGTAACTACGCCCAACGAGTTGGATCCGGTGCTCCCGTCTACCTCGCTGCCGTCCTTGAAT ATCTCGCCGCTGAAATCCTCGAATTGGCCGGTAACGCCGCCCGAGACAACAAGAAATCTCGTATCGTCCCCAGACACTTGCAACTCGCCGTCCGAAACGATGAAGAATTAAACAAATTGCTCGGTTCAGTCGTCATCTCTCAAGGTGGTGTCCTTCCTCACATCATGGCCGAACTCCTCCCAGCCAAGACCAAAGGAAAGGCCAAGGCTTCTCAAGAAGTATAA